GCAGCTCGGCATTCGCCTCGCCTTGGTAAAACACCTGGCTGTGCTTGAGGTAGTTAACGTCGTCGCGTTTCTGCATGCCTTCATCCAGGCGCTGATGGGCACCGCGGGATTCACGGCGCTCAAGAGCACTCAAGCAAGAGGCTTCGGCAATATCCAACCCATAGCCAAGCTCGATACACTCCAGCAGCTCGGTATTGAATATCTTGCTGGTATCTTTAACGCGTATCTCATTGAAGCGAACGCGCAGTTGGCGCATGGTCTCAAGCGAATGGCGCATGCCCTCTTCAGTGCGGTAAATACCGCAGCCGCTCTCCATGGCCTGCACCATGGCGCGCTTGAGCTCGACCCAGTTCTCCCCACTTCCGTTTCCGTCACAAAGGCGCAGCAGTTTTGCTTGTTGGCGGTCACCCTGGGCTTCCAGCAGGCGCATCTCCGCCCACTCGGTTTGTGCTGCGCGCTTGCTGGCTTGTTCACCGGCTAAGCGGCCAAACACCAGTAGCTCGGTTAGCGAATTGGAGCCTAGCCGGTTGGCACCGTGCAAACCGACAGAGGCGCACTCTCCTGCGGCGTAGAGCCCGGCGATTGAGGTCTCGCACTGAGGGTCGGTTTCGATTCCGCCCATGGTGTAGTGCACCGCCGGGCGAATAGGGATGGGCTCTTTAACAGGATCGACATTGATATAAGATTTAGCCAGTTCGCAGATAAACGGCAGGCGCTCCAGAATGTACTTTTCACCCAAGTGACGCAGGTCAAGATAAACCACGTCGCTGTCGCCAAACTTGCCGGTGCGGCCCGCCTGCTGTTCCTGCCAGAAGGCTTGGGAGAGTTTGTCCCGCGGCCCCAGCTCCATGTATTTGTTTTCCGGCTTGCCCAACGGGGTTTCTGGGCCAAGGCCGTAATCCTGCAGGTAACGGTAGCCTTCTTTATTGAGCAGAATGCCGCCTTCGCCCCGGCACGCTTCGGTAATCAAAATGCCGGAGCCAGGCAGGCCGGTGGGGTGGTACTGAACAAACTCCATATCCCGCAGCGCCACACCGTGACGATAGGCCATCGCCATACCGTCGCCGGTGACAATGCCCGCGTTGGTATTGAAGCGGAACAAACGCCCTGCGCCGCCGGTAGCGAGAATCACCGCTTTAGCGCGCAGCAAAGTTAACTCACCGGTGGCGATCTGCAGGGCAATCACGCCAATTACCGCACCTTCATGTACCGCCAGATCAAGCACGAAGAACTCATCAAAGCGCTCGATCTCTGGGTATTTCAGCGAGGTCTGAAACAGGGTGTGGAGCATATGAAAGCCGGTTTTGTCGGCGGCGAACCAGGTGCGTGCGGTTTTCATGCCCCCGAAGCGGCGCACCTGCACTTGGCCATCGTCTTTACGGCTCCAGGGACAGCCCCAACGCTCCATCTGCACCAGCTCTTGATAAGCGTGATGGACAAAGTAGTCGACGACGCCCTGCTCAACCAGCCAGTCACCGCCTGACACTGTGTCATCGAAATGCGCCTGGTGGGAATCTTCGGCACTGGTGACGGCGGCAGCGCCGCCCTCAGCCGCCACGGTATGGGATCGCATGGGGTAAACCTTGGACAGCAGCGCTATGCGCTGGGGAGTGCCCTGCTCCTTGGCCTGCTCGGCAGCCCCGATAGCAGCGCGCAAGCCTGCACCACCCCCACCAACAATGACGATATCGAAATCTCGCTGCTGCATGAAAAGCCCCTTCATTAGCCAAGTCAAAGGTGGTACTGGCGGCAATCTGCGCTGCCGTCTTGTGTCTTCGAACTTACCATACAAGAGGAAGGCCCTGTTCATTAGTCCAAAGGACTATTGATGTACATCAAGAAAGGAAGGAATCGAGCTAGCATCGCTTTTACCCTAGTGCTGCACCGCCTACTCTTCAAGTCACTCACTGCCGGGCAGACCACTGCCCACCAAGCAAAAAAAGAGCACACTACTAACACTGAAGAGAGGTGCTGCATGACGACCAATGCTCAACCCTCACCGCGATGGAAACTGTTAGCGCCGCTAGCAATCGCTATCATCGTCGCGCTAATACCCACCCCCCCGGGGCTTTCACCTCATGCGTGGTACTTTTTCGCCATTTTCCTCGGCTGTGTCGTTGGCCTTATTCTTGAACCGTTGCCGGGCGCAGTGGTGGGTCTGGTCGGCGTTACCCTGGTGGCACTGCTTTCCCGGTGGGTGCTGTTCTCGCCGGAGCAACTAGCGGCTGACGGATTTAATGCCGCGGGCCAAGCCTTTTCCTGGGCGGTGTCAGGCTTTACCAACTCCACCGTCTGGCTAATTTTCGGTGCCTTTATGTTTGCCCTGGGGTACGAAAAAACCGGGCTCGGGCGGCGGATATCGCTCTGGCTGGTCAAAGCCATGGGGAGGCGCACCTTGACCCTTGGCTACGCGGTGATGATTGCCGATGGCATTTTGGCGCCGTTTACGCCCTCGAATACCGCGCGCAGTGCGGGCACGATCTATCCCGTGATTCGCAATCTACCGCCGCTTTACGATTCGCACCCCAATGACCCCAGCATGAAGCGCATGGGTAGCTTTTTGATGTGGACCGCGTTGGCCTCGACCTGCGTAACCAGCTCGCTATTTTTGACCGCCCTGGCCCCCAACTTATTGGCTATCGCGCTCACCGAAAGCACCACTGGCATCCAAATCAACTGGGGACAGTGGTTTATGGCGGTCGTGCCGGTGGGCATCCTGCTGCTTCTGCTGGTGCCGCTGCTGAGCTACTGGCTATGCGCCCCCGAAGTGAAGGCAGGCGATGAAATTTCCGACTGGGCGGGAAAGGAGTTAACCAAGCTGGGGGCACTGACCCGCCATGAAATAATGTTGGTCGCTATGGTGGTCACCGCCCTGCTGCTGTGGATTTTTGCCGGCAGTGTTATCTCTGGTTCACTCGTGGGCCTAGTGGTGATCTGCGGCATGCTGTTAACCGGTATTGTGACCTGGAGCGATATTCTCGATAACCGAGCAGCCTGGAATACCTTTGTATGGTTTGCCACCCTGGTGGCACTAGCGGGCGGGCTTAGCCAAGTAGGCTTCGTTAACTGGTTTGGCAATGTGGTTGGCGGTCAGATAAGTCACTTCGACCCACTGGTGGCCATGGTGGCGCTAGTGGTCATTTTCTATCTACTGCACTACTTCTTTGCCAGCGTGACGGCCCACGTTACCGCCCTGCTGCCGGTGATTCTGGCCGCGGCATCAGGCATTGCCGGGCTGGATATGCAGATGTTTGTTCTGCTGCTGCTACCCACACTTGGCTTTATGGGCATCCTCACCCCCTACGGCACTGGCCCCAGCCCGGTTTACTACGGCAGCGGCTACCTGCCCAGCGCGCTCTTTTGGCGCTTAGGGGCGATCTTCGGGCTGCTCTTCCTGGTGGTTTGGCTGGTGATCGGCCTGCCCTGGTTAATGGTGATCAGCTGATCAGTGTTTTAGCCAAGCGTTGAGCTGCTGAGCAATCATCTCCGGTTGCTCAGCATGAAGATTGTGGCCCCCTTCCAGCGTGATATGGCACAGTCGCGGGGCCATCGTTGCTAGATAGGTAGCCAAAGAGTGGAACTTGGCATCCCGCTGCCCCGAAAAGTACCCCACCGGAAGCGTGGTATTTTCCAGCCACTGCCATAGCAAAGGCTGTTGAC
This Vreelandella neptunia DNA region includes the following protein-coding sequences:
- the frdA gene encoding fumarate reductase (quinol) flavoprotein subunit, giving the protein MQQRDFDIVIVGGGGAGLRAAIGAAEQAKEQGTPQRIALLSKVYPMRSHTVAAEGGAAAVTSAEDSHQAHFDDTVSGGDWLVEQGVVDYFVHHAYQELVQMERWGCPWSRKDDGQVQVRRFGGMKTARTWFAADKTGFHMLHTLFQTSLKYPEIERFDEFFVLDLAVHEGAVIGVIALQIATGELTLLRAKAVILATGGAGRLFRFNTNAGIVTGDGMAMAYRHGVALRDMEFVQYHPTGLPGSGILITEACRGEGGILLNKEGYRYLQDYGLGPETPLGKPENKYMELGPRDKLSQAFWQEQQAGRTGKFGDSDVVYLDLRHLGEKYILERLPFICELAKSYINVDPVKEPIPIRPAVHYTMGGIETDPQCETSIAGLYAAGECASVGLHGANRLGSNSLTELLVFGRLAGEQASKRAAQTEWAEMRLLEAQGDRQQAKLLRLCDGNGSGENWVELKRAMVQAMESGCGIYRTEEGMRHSLETMRQLRVRFNEIRVKDTSKIFNTELLECIELGYGLDIAEASCLSALERRESRGAHQRLDEGMQKRDDVNYLKHSQVFYQGEANAELHWQDVDVRFSAPAERAYGDAGKGGKA
- a CDS encoding anion permease; amino-acid sequence: MTTNAQPSPRWKLLAPLAIAIIVALIPTPPGLSPHAWYFFAIFLGCVVGLILEPLPGAVVGLVGVTLVALLSRWVLFSPEQLAADGFNAAGQAFSWAVSGFTNSTVWLIFGAFMFALGYEKTGLGRRISLWLVKAMGRRTLTLGYAVMIADGILAPFTPSNTARSAGTIYPVIRNLPPLYDSHPNDPSMKRMGSFLMWTALASTCVTSSLFLTALAPNLLAIALTESTTGIQINWGQWFMAVVPVGILLLLLVPLLSYWLCAPEVKAGDEISDWAGKELTKLGALTRHEIMLVAMVVTALLLWIFAGSVISGSLVGLVVICGMLLTGIVTWSDILDNRAAWNTFVWFATLVALAGGLSQVGFVNWFGNVVGGQISHFDPLVAMVALVVIFYLLHYFFASVTAHVTALLPVILAAASGIAGLDMQMFVLLLLPTLGFMGILTPYGTGPSPVYYGSGYLPSALFWRLGAIFGLLFLVVWLVIGLPWLMVIS